A window of the candidate division KSB1 bacterium genome harbors these coding sequences:
- a CDS encoding DUF5060 domain-containing protein — MKMVKVTLSILCVLILAGSVQAATVTGKLCTWHLLELHFQGANAHEMDDDPNPFLDYRLQVTFTSPIGECYNVPGFFNGDGKGGGNGNIWTVRFIPDQSGRWTYVASFRKGMNIAVNLNPQAGDAAAFDGESGSFTVLPKDPDAPGFLKYGRLE; from the coding sequence ATGAAAATGGTTAAAGTCACCTTGAGTATTCTCTGTGTATTAATCCTCGCTGGTTCAGTTCAGGCTGCAACCGTGACGGGAAAACTGTGCACATGGCATCTCCTGGAACTTCATTTTCAGGGTGCCAACGCCCATGAAATGGACGATGATCCGAATCCGTTTCTGGACTACCGGCTGCAGGTGACGTTCACATCTCCGATTGGTGAGTGTTACAATGTACCGGGATTTTTCAACGGTGACGGCAAAGGCGGGGGAAACGGCAATATCTGGACGGTGCGCTTTATCCCGGATCAGTCCGGACGATGGACCTATGTTGCTTCGTTTAGAAAGGGAATGAACATTGCCGTGAATTTGAATCCGCAGGCCGGCGATGCGGCTGCCTTTGACGGGGAATCCGGGTCGTTTACCGTCCTGCCCAAAGATCCTGATGCGCCGGGATTTTTAAAATACGGGCGGCTGGAATAG